Proteins co-encoded in one Pseudarthrobacter chlorophenolicus A6 genomic window:
- a CDS encoding universal stress protein, translated as MESKAIVVGYDGSEPAARAVRWAAQQASLRNVQLHLVHCTLWPLLTKNLGPVPGIADSGLQRAAEITIEEGVGHAKQASPGVDVRTSLVSGSPAVQLPKIAADQEMLVVGSRGLGGFMGLLVGSVSLELAATAPCPVAVIREGGDPGGPVLVAVDDLSSPALEDACSAAAAEGTRLVIAHVQTVPSGYRLVRDPVDPGAAAEALLDAAVVKARELAPELSVEKQLLTDTSVPRAVLHAAEAARLTVVGTKGHGVIKGSIGSTAHAILHHAKGPVLVSRRQPAAKGAHEA; from the coding sequence GTGGAATCCAAAGCCATCGTGGTGGGGTACGACGGATCAGAACCTGCCGCACGGGCGGTGCGGTGGGCGGCGCAACAGGCGTCACTGCGCAATGTCCAGCTGCACCTGGTGCACTGCACCCTCTGGCCGCTGCTGACCAAGAACCTCGGCCCGGTCCCCGGCATTGCGGACAGCGGGCTGCAACGGGCGGCCGAAATCACGATCGAAGAGGGCGTTGGCCACGCGAAGCAGGCCTCCCCCGGCGTAGACGTCCGTACCAGCCTGGTGTCCGGCAGCCCTGCCGTGCAACTTCCCAAGATAGCGGCGGACCAGGAAATGCTGGTGGTGGGAAGCCGCGGGCTGGGAGGGTTCATGGGACTGCTGGTCGGTTCCGTAAGCCTGGAACTGGCAGCTACGGCGCCGTGTCCCGTTGCCGTGATCCGGGAAGGCGGCGATCCGGGCGGCCCCGTGCTGGTGGCTGTCGATGATTTGAGTTCGCCGGCACTTGAAGATGCCTGCAGCGCGGCTGCGGCAGAGGGCACCCGGCTGGTCATCGCTCATGTCCAAACGGTTCCGTCCGGCTACCGGCTGGTCCGCGACCCCGTGGACCCCGGCGCCGCGGCGGAGGCACTCCTCGATGCCGCCGTCGTAAAGGCCCGGGAGCTTGCACCTGAACTCAGTGTGGAGAAGCAGCTGCTCACGGACACGTCGGTGCCCCGCGCCGTCCTGCACGCTGCCGAGGCCGCCCGCCTGACCGTCGTCGGGACCAAAGGACATGGGGTGATCAAGGGCAGCATCGGTTCCACCGCGCATGCCATCCTTCACCATGCCAAGGGCCCGGTGCTCGTCTCAAGGCGCCAGCCCGCAGCCAAGGGAGCGCACGAGGCGTAA
- a CDS encoding FAD-binding dehydrogenase yields the protein MDADVIIIGSGLAGLVAANELVRAGKRVAVVEQESEANLGGQAFWSLGGLFLVDSPMQRRLGVRDSFDLAWQDWQGSAQWDRLAGPLAEDEWAQQWGRAYVEFAAGEKRSWLHQQGIRFTPLVGWAERGDGRAGGHGNSVPRFHVPWGTGTGVSEPFADKARAAASTGSVRFHFRHRVDGLTYDGGTVTGVRGSVLAPDASPRGVSSNRDIVGEFGLRAQAVVIASGGIGGNHTLVRRWWPERLGTPPQKMVTGVPEHVDGRMLDIAGESGVRLVNRDRMWHYTEGIQNWDPIWPEHAIRILPGPSSLWFDALGRRLPAPGLPGYDTLGTLRLLRTTPDLQRHSHSWFILNQRIIEKEFALSGSEQNPDITGRDLKLLLRSRLGKGAGGPIEAFKQHGADFVVANNLADLVRSMNGLTGEALLDHGDLRRQIEERDAEVRNPYSKDAQVAGIRNSRRFLGDRLFRTAKPHRILDPAAGPLIAVRLHVVTRKSLGGIQTNLAGQALRQDGSPIPGLYAAGEAAGFGGGGAHGYNALEGTFLGGCLFTGLTVGRSLVSTL from the coding sequence ATGGACGCTGACGTCATCATCATTGGCAGCGGGCTGGCAGGGCTGGTGGCAGCCAACGAGCTGGTCCGGGCCGGCAAGCGCGTGGCCGTCGTGGAGCAGGAGAGCGAAGCCAACCTGGGTGGCCAGGCGTTCTGGTCCCTGGGCGGGCTCTTCCTGGTGGACAGCCCCATGCAGCGCCGGCTTGGCGTCCGGGACTCCTTTGACCTGGCCTGGCAGGACTGGCAGGGCTCGGCGCAGTGGGACCGGCTGGCCGGACCGCTCGCCGAGGACGAGTGGGCGCAGCAATGGGGCCGCGCCTACGTCGAGTTCGCCGCGGGCGAGAAGCGTTCCTGGCTGCATCAGCAGGGCATCCGGTTCACGCCGCTGGTGGGCTGGGCCGAGCGCGGTGACGGCCGCGCGGGCGGGCACGGCAATTCGGTGCCTCGTTTCCACGTCCCGTGGGGCACCGGTACCGGCGTCTCCGAACCTTTCGCGGACAAGGCGCGGGCGGCGGCGTCCACTGGTAGCGTCCGGTTCCATTTCCGGCACCGGGTGGACGGTTTAACGTACGACGGCGGCACGGTCACCGGGGTGCGGGGCTCGGTCCTGGCACCTGACGCTTCGCCGCGCGGCGTTTCCTCGAACCGGGACATTGTGGGCGAATTCGGGCTGCGGGCCCAGGCGGTGGTGATCGCCAGCGGAGGCATTGGCGGCAACCACACCCTGGTACGGCGCTGGTGGCCGGAACGGCTGGGCACACCGCCGCAGAAGATGGTGACCGGTGTGCCCGAACACGTCGACGGGCGCATGCTGGACATCGCTGGGGAATCCGGCGTGCGGCTGGTCAACCGCGACCGGATGTGGCACTACACCGAGGGCATCCAGAACTGGGACCCCATCTGGCCGGAGCACGCCATCCGGATCCTGCCAGGGCCGTCGTCTCTCTGGTTCGATGCTTTGGGCCGCCGCCTGCCCGCGCCAGGGTTGCCCGGCTACGACACCCTTGGCACGCTCCGCTTATTGCGGACCACCCCGGATCTCCAGCGGCACAGCCACTCCTGGTTCATCCTCAACCAGCGGATCATCGAGAAGGAGTTTGCCCTCTCCGGGTCCGAGCAGAATCCGGACATCACCGGCCGTGACCTCAAGCTGCTGCTCCGCAGCCGCCTGGGCAAGGGTGCAGGGGGTCCCATCGAAGCCTTCAAGCAGCACGGCGCCGACTTCGTCGTGGCAAACAACCTGGCGGACCTTGTCCGTAGCATGAATGGCCTGACCGGCGAGGCGTTGCTGGACCACGGGGACCTTCGGCGGCAAATCGAAGAACGCGACGCCGAAGTACGGAATCCCTACTCCAAGGACGCGCAGGTGGCGGGCATCCGCAACAGCCGCCGCTTCCTGGGCGACCGGCTATTCCGCACCGCCAAGCCGCACCGGATCCTCGACCCCGCCGCGGGCCCGCTGATCGCTGTCCGATTGCATGTGGTCACCCGCAAGAGCCTCGGCGGGATCCAGACCAACCTTGCCGGCCAGGCTCTCAGGCAGGACGGCTCCCCCATCCCCGGCCTCTACGCCGCAGGGGAAGCGGCCGGGTTCGGCGGCGGTGGCGCCCACGGCTATAACGCGTTGGAAGGGACGTTCCTGGGCGGCTGTCTCTTCACCGGCCTGACCGTAGGACGGTCGCTGGTGAGCACGCTGTAG
- a CDS encoding GNAT family N-acetyltransferase, protein MLELVSPNVSFYRSFAESHQEWAGAHQDGAGLFAGDDVSSLAGFEAWVDKLANAEQADGTGGIVPCTYWWITRGSRYVGSIAFRHYLTPALLNSGGHIGYGVRPADRGQGVATWALREVCTRLAERGEPDRVLLTCDDDNAASARTIERCGGKLEDVRPDEDGGRFRRYWIDLANGAREDGTNPR, encoded by the coding sequence ATGCTTGAACTGGTCTCACCGAATGTTTCCTTCTACCGTTCCTTTGCCGAGTCGCACCAGGAGTGGGCCGGCGCCCATCAGGACGGTGCCGGGCTGTTCGCGGGGGACGATGTCAGCAGCCTGGCGGGTTTCGAGGCCTGGGTGGACAAGCTGGCGAACGCCGAACAGGCGGACGGGACGGGCGGCATTGTTCCGTGCACCTACTGGTGGATCACCAGGGGTTCCCGGTACGTGGGGTCCATCGCTTTCCGCCATTACCTCACGCCGGCGCTGCTGAACTCGGGCGGCCACATTGGTTATGGCGTTCGCCCGGCCGACCGCGGCCAGGGCGTTGCCACCTGGGCACTGCGTGAAGTCTGCACCCGCCTGGCTGAACGGGGTGAACCGGACCGCGTCCTCCTGACCTGTGACGATGACAATGCTGCCTCTGCCCGGACCATCGAACGGTGCGGAGGCAAACTGGAGGACGTCCGGCCGGATGAGGACGGCGGGCGCTTCCGTCGGTACTGGATCGACCTGGCCAACGGCGCCCGGGAAGACGGTACGAACCCGCGGTGA
- a CDS encoding DinB family protein, protein MVTFTGSDDLRGAAFSDVSLRGARFIRSSLSGVVMRGVEIDGADIDAPWLLEDDGSLYVNGVNVAPLIDAELNRRFPGRELRHAADPAGLRDAWDRLQETWAATTQRAARMPPGTEDVSVDGEWSFAQTLRHLVMATDKWLRGAVLGIDKPYHPAGEPNAEYETDGLDMSVFQDAKPSYGELLEVRAGRVAMVRDFISGATAEELQATHPAPDEPRFTVTTLECLHVILHEEWEHHRFAVRDLDAIDAEAPGRG, encoded by the coding sequence ATGGTTACCTTCACCGGATCCGATGACCTGCGCGGTGCCGCGTTCTCCGACGTGAGCCTCCGCGGGGCGCGGTTCATCCGGAGCAGCCTGTCCGGCGTCGTGATGCGCGGCGTGGAGATTGACGGCGCGGACATCGACGCGCCCTGGCTGCTGGAGGACGACGGGTCCCTGTACGTGAACGGCGTGAACGTGGCTCCGCTGATCGATGCCGAGCTCAACCGCCGCTTTCCCGGCCGGGAGCTTCGGCATGCGGCGGATCCCGCCGGCCTCCGTGACGCCTGGGACCGGCTGCAGGAAACGTGGGCTGCCACCACCCAGCGCGCGGCCCGGATGCCGCCAGGTACCGAGGATGTATCGGTCGACGGCGAGTGGTCCTTCGCGCAGACGCTGCGGCATTTGGTGATGGCCACGGACAAGTGGCTGCGCGGGGCGGTCCTGGGCATCGACAAGCCGTACCACCCGGCCGGCGAACCGAACGCCGAGTACGAGACGGACGGACTGGACATGTCCGTCTTCCAGGATGCCAAGCCCTCCTACGGTGAGTTGCTTGAGGTTCGGGCCGGTCGCGTGGCCATGGTGCGGGACTTCATCTCCGGCGCCACCGCCGAGGAGCTTCAAGCGACGCATCCCGCACCGGACGAACCGCGCTTCACCGTCACCACCCTCGAATGCCTGCACGTCATCCTGCACGAGGAATGGGAGCACCACCGGTTTGCGGTCCGCGACCTGGACGCGATCGACGCGGAAGCGCCGGGCCGCGGTTGA